A part of Sulfurimonas sp. genomic DNA contains:
- a CDS encoding VacJ family lipoprotein: MRFIYLTICLSIILNFAGCSSKNIEKPSEAALYEAKENNAVNGDVEEFSDEFKTEEVYDPFSGYNRFMTGFNDGAYEYVLKPVSKGYKTVLHVEIRESVRNFFNNLYFPMRFANNILQGKLSYASEEGARFVLNTTVGIAGLFDPAKSCFELQAHEEDFGQTLGFYGVGSGPHIVLPLLGPSNLRDMISLYPDSLLSPIDYNERRYWTLTDTLAEYLEAKSLENINYMSLNMDRYEKMRKDAVDLYPYLRDVYEQYRNKQIKE; this comes from the coding sequence TTGAGATTTATTTATTTGACGATATGTTTATCTATAATTTTAAATTTTGCAGGATGCAGTTCAAAAAATATTGAAAAACCAAGTGAAGCAGCTCTTTATGAAGCAAAAGAGAACAATGCCGTAAACGGTGATGTTGAGGAATTCTCCGACGAGTTTAAAACAGAAGAGGTATATGACCCTTTTAGCGGGTACAACAGATTTATGACAGGCTTTAATGACGGTGCTTATGAGTATGTACTTAAACCTGTTTCAAAGGGGTATAAAACCGTGTTGCATGTTGAGATAAGGGAGAGTGTAAGAAATTTTTTTAATAATCTTTATTTTCCTATGCGTTTTGCCAATAATATTTTGCAAGGAAAACTCTCATATGCTTCTGAAGAGGGCGCTAGATTTGTTCTTAACACTACGGTCGGTATCGCGGGATTGTTTGATCCGGCAAAGAGTTGTTTTGAACTTCAAGCACATGAAGAGGATTTCGGTCAGACACTTGGGTTTTACGGCGTAGGCAGCGGTCCACATATAGTTTTACCGCTTCTTGGTCCGTCAAACTTGAGAGATATGATTAGTCTTTATCCTGATTCGCTGCTTAGTCCGATTGATTATAATGAGAGAAGGTATTGGACTTTAACGGATACCTTGGCAGAGTATTTGGAGGCAAAGTCATTGGAAAATATAAATTATATGTCCTTAAATATGGATAGATATGAAAAAATGAGAAAGGATGCTGTGGATTTATACCCGTATTTAA